Proteins encoded within one genomic window of Fragaria vesca subsp. vesca linkage group LG1, FraVesHawaii_1.0, whole genome shotgun sequence:
- the LOC101301046 gene encoding zinc finger CCCH domain-containing protein 34-like, whose protein sequence is MDDEDLLKRNTDCVHFMATPPACDKGLECEFRHSKIARLNPKVCWYWLAGDCLNLSCAFRHPLCLKPLEEEHEAALSESAPSSISANKSNVPCYFYLNGMCSKGDSCTFLHDIEGSVSTGKCSNTASTCTEALPSENKASVVNETASAPTVGLHPKQLIQDTKFHPKQDLDDWEQPQKSVSHVSEYGDEEVDEIRSNPLLLPAEGSIHSKSPVFTDQSSEERADDLIVQDEWWESSPDFDVIVDNLGGEVSPEYFPTLDGEHWELNKEWHDYDNPDEYDPMCPENIMLDSILSRKRKLMPMEDDQEGLDLRNHLRRRRVIDDCSVSGLSRMHESLQLIGRRQEWPQRHDTGRPGRLASEVVNRTHDTRKENEVFNSAGIQRRPRKHSQQYRSRKLRERRLAQPQFPSSEFTRNPVPREKRSSKEDLTVFTGPKSLAQIKEEKKKAGDNGGGIRKSRCVQRTRDDFQGPKPFTEILKEKRKIADRSGSGSN, encoded by the exons ATGGATGATGAAGATTTGCTAAAGCGAAACACCGATTGCGTCCATTTCATGGCTACCCCTCCCGCCTGCGACAAG GGACTTGAATGTGAGTTTCGACACAGCAAGATTGCGAGGCTCAATCCGAAAGTTTGCTGGTACTGGTTGGCTGGGGATTGTCTTAATCTCTCCTGTGCTTTTAGGCATCCT TTGTGTTTGAAGCCGTTGGAGGAGGAGCATGAAGCAGCACTATCAGAGTCCGCCCCATCTTCCATATCTGCAAACAAGAGCAACGTTCCTTGTTACTTTTACTTGAATGGGATGTGCAGCAAAGGTGATAGCTGCACGTTCTTGCATGACATTGAAGGTAGTGTATCAACTGGGAAATGTTCGAACACAGCCTCTACATGTACTGAAGCACTTCCTTCAGAAAACAAGGCATCTGTAGTAAATGAAACAGCATCAGCACCAACGGTTGGACTCCATCCTAAGCAGTTGATACAAGATACAAAATTCCATCCTAAGCAGGATCTTGATGATTGGGAACAACCACAGAAAAGTGTTTCTCATGTTTCTGAATATGGGGATGAAGAGGTTGATGAAATTAGATCAAACCCCTTGCTTCTTCCAGCTGAAGGCTCTATTCATAGCAAATCTCCAGTATTCACTGATCAGAGTTCAGAGGAGAGAGCAGATGACCTTATTGTGCAAGATGAATGGTGGGAATCATCTCCGGACTTTGATGTTATTGTCGATAATTTGGGTGGTGAGGTGAGCCCTGAGTACTTTCCCACACTAGATGGAGAGCACTGGGAACTAAATAAGGAGTGGCATGATTATGACAATCCAGATGAGTATGATCCCATGTGTCCTG AAAATATAATGTTGGATTCCATATTGTCCCGCAAGAGGAAGCTTATGCCAATGGAAGATGACCAGGAGGGTTTGGATCTTAGAAACCACCTGAGAAGACGAAGAGTGATTGATGATTGTTCAGTTTCTGGATTATCAAGAATGCATGAATCACTTCAGTTAATTGGTAGAAGGCAAGAATGGCCTCAAAGGCATGATACGGGTCGGCCTGGGAGATTGGCATCAGAAGTAGTAAACAGAACTCATGACACACGCAAGGAGAATGAAGTGTTTAACAGTGCTGGAATTCAACGCCGTCCACGTAAGCATTCGCAGCAGTACAGATCTCGGAAACTTCGGGAAAGAAGGCTGGCTCAGCCACAGTTTCCTTCATCTGAATTCACAAGGAATCCAGTACCAAGGGAGAAGAGATCATCTAAAGAGGATTTAACTGTCTTTACAGGACCCAAGTCCCTTGCTCAGATTAAAGAAGAGAAGAAGAAAGCAGGAGATAATGGAGGTGGTATTAGGAAGTCGAGATGTGTGCAGAGAACTCGAGATGACTTCCAGGGCCCTAAACCTTTCACTGAAATACTAAAAGAGAAGAGGAAGATAGCTGACAGGAGTGGTTCTGGCAGCAACTGA
- the LOC101304504 gene encoding NADH-cytochrome b5 reductase-like protein-like produces MAAFFQRLAKATPTAFTAAFNSGSGHSRSAFRFPIGALAAVSGGISYVYYHSSVYLDEIKEEQTGPKVALNPNKWTEFKLQDSARVSHNTQLFRFTFDPTAKLGLDVASCLITRAPIGQDAEGKPKFVTRPYTPISDPESKGYFDLLIKVYPEGKMSQHFASLKPGDVLEVKGPIEKLRYIPNMKKHIGMIAGGSGITPMLQVIEAILKNPDDTTKVSLLYANVSPDDILLKQKLDLLAAAHPNLKVYYTVDNPTKSWKGGKGFISKDMAVKGLPGPSEDTLILVCGPPGMMEHISGGKAKDWSQGELSGILKELGYTEEMVYKF; encoded by the exons ATGGCTGCCTTCTTTCAGAGACTCGCCAAGGCCACCCCAACCGCCTTCACCGCCGCCTTCAACTCCGGCTCCGGCCACTCCAGGTCCGCCTTCCGCTTTCCGATCGGTGCTCTCGCGGCTGTCTCCGGCGGAATCTCGTACGTCTACTACCACTCGTCG GTTTATCTAGATGAAATCAAAGAAGAACAGACTGGTCCAAAAGTTG CACTTAATCCGAATAAATGGACAGAATTTAAGCTGCAAGACTCGGCAAGAGTTAGCCACAATACTCAATTGTTCAG ATTTACATTTGACCCAACCGCCAAGTTAGGTTTAGATGTGGCTTCATGCCTCATTACAAG GGCTCCAATTGGACAAGATGCTGAAGGGAAACCAAAATTTGTCACACGCCC GTATACTCCTATATCAGATCCAGAGTCCAAGGGATACTTTGACTTATTGATTAAG GTGTATCCAGAAGGGAAAATGAGCCAGCATTTTGCAAGCTTAAAACCAGGCGATGTACTCGAAGTGAAGGG GCCTATTGAAAAGTTGAGATATATTCCCAACATGAAGAAACACATTGGCATG ATTGCAGGTGGTTCTGGTATCACTCCAATGCTTCAGGTCATTGAGGCTATACTTAAAAATCCTGATGACACAACCAAG GTGTCACTGCTTTATGCTAATGTGTCTCCAGATGACATACTGCTTAAACAGAAACTTGACCTACTTGCAGCTGCCCACCCTAATTTGAAG GTCTATTACACAGTTGATAATCCTACAAAGAGTTGGAAAGGAGGGAAAGGCTTCATATCAAAGGACATGGCAGTTAAAGGGTTACCTGGTCCCTCTGAAGATACTCTCATCCTT GTATGCGGTCCTCCTGGGATGATGGAACACATATCTGGAGGCAAGGCTAAAGACTGGTCACAAGGAGAG CTCTCTGGCATACTAAAAGAACTTGGCTACACAGAAGAAATGGTTTACAAATTTTGA